A stretch of the Vitis vinifera cultivar Pinot Noir 40024 chromosome 16, ASM3070453v1 genome encodes the following:
- the LOC100233044 gene encoding transcription factor TRY — MDRRRRKLPKIAAPSQSEEVSSIEWEFINMSEQEEDLIYRMYRLVGDRWDLIAGRIPGRKPEEIERFWIMRNRQGYAERGKEASQKKQ, encoded by the exons ATGGACCGACGCCGCCGGAAACTCCCCAAAATCGCCGCCCCCTCGCAGTCTGAAG AGGTGAGTAGTATTGAATGGGAATTCATAAACATGAGCGAACAAGAAGAAGATCTCATTTACAGAATGTACAGACTCGTCGGAGATAG GTGGGATTTGATAGCAGGTCGAATTCCGGGGCGAAAACCTGAAGAAATAGAGAGGTTTTGGATAATGAGAAATCGCCAAGGGTATGCTGAGAGGGGAAAAGAGGCTAGTCAAAAGAAGCAATAG
- the LOC100250120 gene encoding RNA polymerase sigma factor sigE, chloroplastic/mitochondrial: MGVVTVSSSASASRTPFGLNAKFSNHQTPLRRPLVLAFKADKAKNIALVTPHEPIPLPIETSKDHKKRLRRASKPSKRVKAVSTDEVSPCSVELDYNEAAAKLENIYKLSPATDVSEAEDLERVVRRGRQRRKRVTLADDKAEKEVSDNVVRIHNKKPKRLSLEKRIALSKMKQEKAVASIQKKRDSKNEDENIDVLVREYSASTDLVSLDWKKMKIPPVLPPSEHAWLFKLMQPMKGLLEVKDNLQKDLGREPTDGELAEAMSMSAVQVRRHMEVGQAARNKLIKHNLRLVLFVINKYFQEFANGPKFQDLCQAGVKGLITAIDRFEPKRSFRLSTYGLFWIRHAIMRSMTLSSFTRVSFGLESVRVEIQRAKLELLFKLQRLPTEEEIIEKVGISPERYHEVMRASKSVLSLHARHATTQEEYINGITDVEGVGGDRGRQLALLRLALDDVLDSLKPKESLVMRQRYGLDGKGDRTLGEIAGNLSISREMVRKHEVKALMKLKHPARVDYLRQYIF; the protein is encoded by the exons ATGGGAGTTGTGACTGTTTCTAGCTCAGCTTCAGCTTCTCGAACCCCATTTGGATTGAAcgcaaaattttcaaatcatcaaaCCCCTTTGAGGAGGCCCCtagttttggcattcaaagcagATAAAGCCAAGAACATAGCTCTGGTTACTCCCCATGAGCCAATCCCTTTACCTATAGAGACTTCTAAAGATCATAAGAAGAGACTTCGTAGGGCTTCCAAGCCTTCAAAGAGAGTAAAAGCGGTCAGTACAGATGAAGTATCGCCATGTAGTGTAGAATTGGATTACAATGAAGCTGCTGCcaaacttgaaaatatatacAAGCTTAGCCCTGCAACTGATGTTTCAGAGGCAGAAGATTTAGAACGTGTCGTTAGGAGAGGGCGACAGAGGAGGAAGAGAGTTACTTTGGCTGATGACAAGGCAGAGAAGGAGGTTAGTGATAATGTAGTGAGGATCCATAATAAGAAACCGAAACGATTGAGTCTTGAGAAGAGGATTGCTTTGAGTAAGATGAAGCAAGAAAAAGCAGTTGCTTCAATTCAAAAGAAAAGGGACAgtaaaaatgaagatgaaaatattgatgTGCTTGTTAGGGAGTACTCGGCTTCTACTGACTTGGTCAGTTTGGActggaagaaaatgaagataccACCCGTGCTTCCTCCCTCAGAGCATGCATGGCTATTCAAGCTAATGCAGCCCATGAAG GGACTCCTTGAAGTGAAAGACAACTTACAAAAGGATTTGGGGAGAGAACCAACCGATGGGGAATTAGCAGAGGCCATGAGTATGAGTGCAGTTCAAGTAAGAAGACACATGGAAGTTGGTCAAGCAGCAAGAAACAAGCTGATTAAG CACAATCTTCGACTGGTTTTGTTTGTAATCAACAAGTACTTTCAAGAGTTTGCCAATGGCCCAAAGTTTCAAGACCTGTGTCAAGCAGGAGTGAAGGGCCTTATCACAGCCATCGATCGCTTTGAACCAAAAAGGAGTTTCCGGCTCTCAACCTATGGTCTGTTTTGGATTAGGCATGCCATCATGCGCTCCATGACACTCTCAAGCTTTACACGCGTCTCCTTTGGCCTTGAGTCG GTTAGGGTAGAAATCCAAAGAGCAAAACTAGAGTTGTTGTTCAAGCTCCAAAGATTACCAACAGAGGAAGAGATAATAGAAAAGGTTGGAATCTCCCCTGAGAGGTACCATGAAGTGATGAGGGCCTCAAAATCCGTCCTCTCTCTCCATGCAAGGCATGCAACCACACAAGAAGAGTACATCAATGGAATTACAGATGTTGAAGGTGTTGGGGGTGATAGGGGGCGGCAACTTGCTCTTCTCAGACTTGCTCTTGATGATGTG CTCGATTCTCTGAAGCCAAAGGAGAGCTTGGTGATGAGACAGAGATATGGTCTTGATGGTAAGGGTGATCGGACACTGGGGGAGATTGCAGGAAACCTAAGCATCTCAAGAGAAATGGTTCGAAAGCATGAGGTGAAGGCTCTCATGAAGCTCAAGCATCCAGCACGAGTGGATTATCTTCGCCAATACATATTCTAA